One part of the candidate division WOR-3 bacterium genome encodes these proteins:
- a CDS encoding DUF4190 domain-containing protein — MNCYFHPEIIACDQCSSCGKKICHLCREEAESKVYCKECYEKKYPVQKTVENPVPENNIAEPPKKIKYNDLAIVSFSLAIGSIFLHLLAAIPAIVTGIIARKQLKNSETPQKGDEFALAGIIIGSIFMALWSSVICVYASIYGSFFLTLCSAGLSGMFD, encoded by the coding sequence ATGAATTGTTATTTTCATCCTGAAATTATTGCGTGCGATCAATGCAGTTCCTGCGGGAAAAAAATCTGTCATTTGTGCAGGGAAGAGGCTGAATCAAAAGTTTACTGCAAGGAATGCTACGAAAAAAAATATCCTGTTCAGAAAACGGTAGAAAATCCTGTTCCCGAAAATAATATTGCAGAACCTCCAAAAAAAATAAAATACAACGACCTCGCCATTGTCAGTTTTTCCCTTGCCATAGGTTCCATTTTTCTTCACCTGTTGGCTGCAATACCTGCTATCGTCACGGGAATTATTGCGAGAAAACAACTGAAAAATTCTGAAACACCTCAGAAAGGCGACGAATTTGCTCTTGCCGGTATAATTATTGGATCGATATTTATGGCTCTTTGGTCTTCTGTAATTTGCGTGTACGCTTCAATATACGGATCATTTTTCCTTACGCTTTGTTCCGCCGGTTTGTCCGGAATGTTCGATTGA